Sequence from the Seriola aureovittata isolate HTS-2021-v1 ecotype China chromosome 6, ASM2101889v1, whole genome shotgun sequence genome:
TAAACTATctgttaagaaaataaaacacacaatgacataatgaaaatgattatttttgaaattattattgatattttagCTCAGTATACATATTAtgcaacaacatttaaatatcatTCATCGTTGTCAAATTTAAATCACAGTAGCCTGTATATACTATGTACATGGATGTAGTGTGTATATCCACCTTGTATATAAATTAACCTATTACATTACcaattatttgtattattatttgtattcatGTATATTTTACAGAAAGAGTTTGACCttgtttttatacataaatatgcatgtattcattttctcatctaTTTTTATTGTCCTTGTTTAGCTGTATCTTCTGAATCACATGTTCCTCAACACTGTTCTTGAAACTGTCTGTTAAATACATTGAAAGCCACTAGAAACTTGAGTCAAATCCCTTGCGTGTGTAAACATACTTGCCCAATCAAGCTGATTCTCATCTGGAgacattaattaaaatataatctCAAAGATAAATTTTACCTCTAACCAGAGGTCTTCATAAGCAGCCTTCATCTCCACCTCTAACACGTCAGACAGCACCTCCCGCAGGCTGTCCTCTAGTTCAGAAACACATTTGCTAAGGTCCCgttttgtcttctcttcttctccttcactgagctgctggCTATCTGTGTGCACAACATATATGTCagtacagaaacaaacacaggacaACAGCTATCCTTCACATAAAAGTTGCTGTTTCATTAGAAATGCATTTCTCTAATACTAACTGAATGTGTGTAGATGAAATGGCTTTAAATattctatttctgtttttatttttgtaattttttgttcATCAAAACTGATTTGTTTACTCTAGCTGAAACTGTCACCTCAATACAGATGGACTTGAAGTATAGGAAACGAAAACTGGAAAATAGGAAGGGGTGGGTTGGCAAGGCAAGTGCATGGATGGTATGTGCTATTAACTACTGCACTATGATGGACTATGCCAagtaatttcctgttttgcaTGAAGAGCACATTAATCCCTGGCTCACATTTTATTATGTGTCCTACAGAGAGGCCAGTTCTCTTTGGACTGTGTGGCTGGGCTGGTGTGCAACTCCTGCTCTGCACCGGTGACGAGATCTGAGGGTTTGCGTGAGGCAGCATGGCGGTCCCAGTGTTTTGCAGAGGGTCAAGGCCATATCTGGATCTCCCAACCTCTGCTTCCAAATCATTTTTGCTGAGGGCCTTCACCCCACTCAGGAGGGCTTTACTGCATAGGTTCTTATCATTActagagaggaaagagggagaacGTCTTTTTAATCAGGTGGCaattataacacacacactcacacaacattAAGACAATTCATATAACATCAATCTGTGCTGTGCAACATTAATCCTATGTCTGCCAAACATTTTCTCCTACAATTCAgcaaaataatcaataacagTGTCTGGAAATAGCGGCAGTCAGAGAAAtgggtaaaaaagaaaaagaaccaGAAATAATACAACAGCCACTGCTATTGAGCTGAAAAGAAATTCCTGAACTTAACTCAGAACACCTCGCTCAGCACATCTATTCTTGCCCAATTACTCTGTCtggctctctctttctttcatcccAACTGGAACTATCTGGCTGGACCCACTCACAGTCACATGCATGTGCATTATTtgcagaggacacacactctgcagcagcagcagcggtgtgCCGTAGGGGGAGGGGGGACTCACGTGCATAGGATGAGAGCACACTCTGGGTACAGGCTCTGGTATTGCAGGCAGCACTGCAGCACTCTGTCATCATTATTCTCAGCATTCAGACCATCTGGGGACAAGGTggtacagagagaaagagcaaagaaCAGGAAGAcaagagtgacagagaaagacatgACAGTCCATAAAAGGACAAAGAGATATGTTTAATTCATGACACTGAAAGCACATGGTAAGTGTACAACAGAGCATAGCATGTCTTCTTTCTCTTAAAGACAAGTAGGAAGATTCAAAGATGAAAAACGCAAGATGGAGATTTCAGGTCTATTTCAAGAGATACACTGAACGCGTGTATGCTCCTTAATACTTAGTATTAATTAACAATAGCTCCAGCAAATCTCTTGTTAACACTCCTCATTGAAGAGATCATGCTATCAATgttgaaatattaatgtttgaTCAATATTACATACAGCTAAGAAGTGGGTTACCTTATGCTTGGGTGCAACCTGCCCTTGAGATGCACACAATGTATGCTATGCCGATGAATTCTGGAGAACCAGCTTAGTGCTAGTGCCACCTAGTGTCTATGCAGTGAACAGTCAAGCATTTACTAATTAATGATATTAATTCATGGCCATAAATCTCTTAACACCTCAAACACTGTACTTTACAATAGAGAGAAGTCATGCTCAGTAATAGACTACCAAAATACCAACTCTGATTAAGAAAAAATTATTAATGCAAATACAtcttaatgtaatttatttgcAGCCAAAAATTCCACATGGACTGAAGTGTTGATATGAAACATAGATTATTCtattgttatgttttcacccataaAAAGCATAAAGTAAAAACCTTCCCATTAAGTGCTTATTGTTTTGCCTGCAGTTACTGTAATGTTTGCGTGTTTTCTTTTGTAACCAAGAGTGACATTTATTTCAGCCTGATCCGCCACTATGTTTTTGTCTAAGAGAACACTCAATATAAATCTGATATGAGCTCATGGACAGGCTCAACCCTTAACATTTAGCTTCCGTCCTTGATTGTAATAAATGTATCCTACTTTCAGTGCACTGAAAACTCTGACATTTTCCTTAGATCAGCACTCACCGCTGATCTCGGCGGCCTGCTGCATTGACTGCCCCCAGAGGTGCAGTTCCCGGCTCTTCAAAGAGTTGTAAATGTACGAGATGGCGGGAATGGCCAGGTGTGCCACAGAACCTGACAGGCCTTTCCCCCTTTTTAAGGAATCCAGCTCCTGAAGCACCACCCAGGGAATCAGGACAACAGGGAAGCCCAGGGCTGAGATCACATAAAGTTGGGAGAAAGCGAGTAGTAATGATTTCATAAAACACTGTAAGGACAGTTTATTCCAGTTAAGATAATTCATTCTATAATTGTAGAAATGGTATGTTATACTTTCTTGGGATTCAACATTGATTCTGTTGTCTCCGTTATGAAATTCTTTCTTTATGAACTAATTTTTAGCATTGAGCATACAACTGAATAAACTTGGGAGTGAAAACTAACTGGATACCTTTTATACTAGAATGAAGTTTCTTTATTCAACATATTAAATGGGCATTAATCATTCAAGacacatcatttattaaaaccattttaaatACCTCCAAAGCCATGAGACCTGATCTTTTTCACATAATCCAGGTGACTGAGGAGAATGTTGGTGTCCAGAACCAGGATTAGGTTTTGCTGAGTGGACTGTTTGCCTGTAATAAGAAACACAGTTTATATTGATTCCATTATTTGTTGTTGAATATAACAAGTTACAGATGATAATGATATGAGTGATGAAGTAGGtcgttttattttcttttcttagctTAATTGGCCACGGGTGTGGGTTACAGTTTTATGTTTAATAGGAATACAGGAAAATGTATTAAGAGATGATGTAATGCTGTGATGTGTgaagatcaaaaaaaaaaaaaaagtaaaatgttaattCCGTTGCAGAAACAAACCACATAGTTTTACAGGACAGGACATGTTTTGTAAATATCTTCATGTGTCATTCTACAGCAACCGTTTTTCAAAGGATGTATTAAATGATGTATTACCATTAGTATCCAATCTCCAtgcaggatctctggagctcaacCAGAGTGACCACCAGGgtcttggtcacctctcttacAAAGATAAATCAATCTACCCTAATTGACTCAGTTTGGTCAGGCAGCCggctctaggaagagtcctggttgttccaaacttctactatttaagaattatggaggccactgtgctcttgggaaccttcaatgcagcagaaatgtttttgtacccTTCTCCAGATCTGTCCCTCAACACAATGTCTCTGGGCTCTGCAGGCAGGTTCTTCTACCTCATGGCTCGGGTTTTCTCTCTGACATGCATTATAAGCTGTGAGACCTTAAAGAGACAAGTGTATGCCTTTCCCAATCAagtccaatcaattgaatttaccacaggtggtCTCCAATCATGGtacagaaacatctcaaagatgatcaaaaaaatgggaggcacctgaaTTTAATCTCAAACatcatagcaaagggtctgaatacttatgtcaatgtgacatttcactttttttctaaaattctgttttcactttgttattATGGGGCATTGAGTGTAGAATGACGAGggaaaaataaatttgaacgattttagcataaggctacacacacacacacacacacacacacacacacacacacacacacacagccttatatgtatatacatacacatatacagtatatatacacatacacactggtAGATAGGCGCACAATAAAACTTACAGTATGCATCTTTAGCTCCCTCTTCTGGGGGGTCTATGTCCATACAGGTCAGTTCTCCATAGCTCTGCATTACATTCACCTCTAATTTCTTCTCAGTGCGGGCAAGATGAAGCTCTTCAACAACTTGCATctacagaacaacaaaacacaaacatcctcTCTGCCATTTCGAACCACTGCAACATCAACATATTGAAGTCATTTTAATGTACTGGCTAACAACCAGCTTTTTTTTAAGGACACtatcatttttgaaaaagctacaaatacaaattaaacagAGTGTTTATGATAAGTGATTAAAGTGTGCTTTTTACTACCTGGTCATACCACGGCTCAGTTGTAGTGTTGAACACAGTTGGGAGTTGGCGAAACATGGATGAACTCTTATCTTGTCCTTCAGATGAAAAACTGGGAGTTGCATCCAAATAGCTGTGATGTTGCAGGACTGTTTCTTGCTTGGAGTTTCTTATTGAGTCCCCAGAGTGTGAAAGCTCAGTCCCATAATTGAGATTTTTGTTTGCATAAATAGCATCACTATCGTTGCCAGTGTCATCCGCTGGCCTTGGTTGTACCTTTTTTGGTATCTTAAAGTTGGGAGGCAGAGGTGATGTGAGAGAATCTATTTGTTGCTGAGAAGATGTTGACTGAGCTGTCTTATGTGACACTGATGTGACAGTCCTCGGGATTGAACTGACATTCTTCAACACCTTTGAGCTACTCTCTGAGGTAGTGTGCTTGGCTGAAGTGGAAGACTGATTTGTGGTGGAGGCAGAGCgagtttttgtttctgtacaCAGGCTTCTTTTGGACGTAAACTCATTTTCTCGATGCCTTTGGCTAATTCTTTTGACCAGCTCCCTTCTCTTCTGCCTTGACGAATCTTTGATAGTGTTGCTGTCATTCCCAGTCCTTTGTGACTCCTCAGTTCTGTGCTTCTTCTGTGTattctgcctctcttctttctgttcAGCAGAGGCCAAACTGGCACTCATtagcttttttaattttgattcgCTCCTCCGGGAATACTCTTCATCTAATCTGCCTTTAGAGatcctctctgttttctgagGAACTGTACACGGAGTGTCAGTGCTCAGGGGTTTTGAGGTTCCCCTTTCCAAAGTCTTACTCCTACTGACAGTATTGTCTTTCCCTGAAATATAATGCTTTGCTTTAACAGAGGAATTTCCCCCGTGGAACTgtaaagagacattttttgtttttgtacattctTCTGCCTTATTAACAGGTTTCTTGTCTGATGCTTGTGGTGTTGCCAGTCTGTAGACAGGCTTTTTGATCTGGCGGGTGCTTTGGGAATCATCTTTAACGGTAGAAGAACCAGAATTTTCCTGTTTCGCAGCACAGCTACATGTAGAGGAAGAATAATACAGTCAGTGATAAACATataaatggaaatgaatgaTACTCAAAATCTTAATATCTTATTTATCTTTACAGTCATTCATTTGTTGTTAAAGGTCACGTTTACTGGGTCTAACCTCTCATGCCTCCTCTTGACACTTTTGAGATGGCTGGTTGCATCTTGCTCTTTGGATGcctaaaaatgagaaaatacataaaatctTGTGTCAACAGCTTGTTGTGATTAAGCTgcacaaaccaaaaacagaaaatcctgTATGGTTATTTTGTTTCTCAATTTATATCACCATATGCTACATGTCCCATGTAACTGACCAGGATAAGTTTGTGTATATCcatgtattgtgtgtgtgtgtgcgtgtgtgtgtgtgtgtgtgtgtgtgtgtgtgtgtctgagaatGTAAATTGCATGTGTACTCAGAttctctttccattttcttgtatgttttttttctcttccaaaaGAGAGATTGATGAGTAATGGGTTGAATAAACCATCCTTGAAAACTGTGCACAAGTCTATGTAAGAGAACCTGTGCTGTGTTAAAGGCAAACTGGGGCCACACCAAATACTGACATGATTTAggttttttgtgtaattttgtgTAATTTTCTTAAGTAATTAACTGCTAAAACTATTTGTGGACTTATTTTTGAGAGCATCATTACTTTGCCTAAAGCATGTGCACAGTACAGACATATATCCAAATAGATGATTTAAGTCCAAATAGATGATTTAAGCAACAATAGTACGCATAACTGAATGTCATCTCCTCACCTTCTCATCTTCACTGGAGGATGAAGACAACTTCTTGCGCTTTctcttttttgactttttcgaCATTTTCCCCTGAAGGTCAATTTGAAGAGCAGACATTATCTTCAGTAACTATGCAAAGTCCTTACAGTCCTTACAATCCATATTGAGCTTCAGTGAGACACCACCTTAATATCTAACAGTAAAATGTGTTATGCGAGTCTAACTAATACAGAATTACACCTCTCATAATAAGGGAACTAACAATATACATACAGATATATGAAGATAGAAATATCACCTAATATATTGCCTCTCTATATAGGTCTGACTATATTCTctacaaactgtgtttttgccTTTCATGTAGTAGGTAACTCGATGCAATAATTCAAGTAACTTAGATGAGGCTCAAACGGGCTAACACAGGGTAAACTATTGTGGCACAAACATAGCTACAGCTGAAATATACGTTAAACCACTTGCTAAAAGAATACTATAGTATATTAAAGGTAAAGCTGATTATTAACGtcgacacacaacacacaacccACAGTCAATGTTAAATGCTATCGTTAGCTCGTTCAAGCTACCTGATgaaaagcaacagcaaaaccGCGAAAGTACAAGCTAGCCGTCTTCTTTAATGCTTGAAACGTTCGCGTGCATGAATTCAGTGAAATACATCACTAACAGTAGGATTAGTAATTTCCAGCAAACTCACTGACTTGAGTCCCAAAACATCCGCTGCTTTTccgcctcttcttcttctacggctgtttttttcttcttcttcttctagtACCTACATTACCGCCACTGGCTGGGCTGGAGTGGACACCCACGCGCTCGcatatatatgtaatgtatgtatgtaaagtCTTCTTTGTTTTGTAGCGGAAGATACACGCAGCATGCACAAAGGCCAGTCTTCTAAAGAGACAGGCAAATGCATTCATTCCTAGTAAGGGAGTAGACTGCCCAAGGTCAGTCAGTGGGAGTGCGTATAGGCCTGTTTGGGTTATCTCGACCTCTTAGCACAAACATGCACCAAGAATCTGTTCTCTACTTCTGCATTTGCAATTCTTCTCAAGCGGCTGACTCTTCTCCAAAGCTGCACcgtatttcttttaaatagttATATAACTGTCAAGTCAGTAGTTTTCCACTCACAGCAAATTCTACTGTGAGCCTGAGCTCACCCCTCACCACTCTTTCATATCATTTGATTGACTAAACCAATAGCTCCTAAATAATAATTTACTAGTTAATAATTGATGTAtaaatggttaataaatcatttaccaGTGCTTCATGGATCAGTTGTAAACAATAAATGGAACTTTTGGGTTGCCAAGttgtggaaaatcctcctccagcaaGACTTGCTCTAAACAGCAACATTCACAACTTGTTTatgttgctgcagtttttttttttcccaccatttAGCAATCATAAGCGGtgtacaaaaatatttaattaattgttcAATAACACACCACGATGCAGTTCTAAATAGCTAGAAGTACAtatgtttattaatttacagtatttgtcaCCAATTATAGCATATTCATATGATTGCAACTGTGTTTCATTAATTATCTGGTTATACCCCAGCCTCAACATAGGGGTGCCCCAGGAGGAGTAAGGGGTTGttaacaaacacataaataaacactcaTATTTACTTCAACAACTCCTCCAGCCCCGGATGTTTTTCCAAAACCCCTGAATCTGATATGaagtttataatataatttcaacttggtgtcatttcctctcagtctctgaCTGGACCGACAAATCAATTGAGCTGTATTAGTACTGTACTGGGGAAATAGCCATTTATAGGTTTCCCCACAACTTGCGGAGCATAATATTtgtctcaatattatttgtgtgaacagattgacaatcagtgagtaaatgtgtgatctgtaaatataaaacacctgaCCAACAGCCTGAGCTGCACTGTTTACCATCATAATGGATTTTCCATCCACCCGTGTCTTCACTCTCTTTATAGTTATTGGTGGTTGGTGTGCCGCCTAGTGGCAGCAACTTCCAGTTAAAGTGTGGTGCCTGAGGTTTGAGTGGTTacagctgatctataatcatgTGAGAACAAACCAAGAAGATTAGATGTACtacataacaacaaaataaacataacttgaggaaatgtaatgaaataatcTCACTCAACGCACTCGTTAGACAGAAATCTTTAAGACCAGTTGATCATTGTGGAGGTAGTGAGAATGAAATTTTGTACAATACAACATTGCAAAGCTCCACCATTATTTACCTAATGTACACACAGTTTTTCTAAACACATTGACGATCATGCGTTCTTTTGGGAAGGAGAGTCCCTATAGTTGCAGTAAAGCATCTGAAACCATTCACTTGTACAGTGTAGTCCTTTATGAAATCAATACTGAAACTGCAATTGTGGTTATATGCCACATAGTGACACTGTAGCTCCATTTACTGTTCCAGtgttccctccctctctctctacacacactctcactctgctaagcagtggtggaaagtaactaactACACCTACCCTTAAGAACAATTATGAGGAACTTGTactttgtttgcatttttccattttatgttgctttgtACTTACTCTTGCTTCATACTCCACGACTCACCAGTCCAGTGCCCCCCCACTTAATTTCTGCTCAAATAAAACAGTTCTACTTATGAAGGCATGATGAGTGAGCCACCTCTGAGTCCCTATACCATGGGTTGGGAAACTTTGAAGACTTTGAAGGTGACAGAAATCAGATGACTAACTGATGAGCTGTGAGCAGTTTCAGATGTATGGCATAATCCCTGACCGCTTCAGTAATCTCGGACAGGAATGATAACAGCATGTAGGGATTGTGACAGAAACAGTTAAATGCTCTGGGCTTAAATATATGACACAATTTGGATTAGATCAGTGACATGTTGAATACATAAAGATTATATTTGAGAATTGGAAACAGCTTCTCTGTTTTGTAGTTCATACAAATGGTTAATTTCTGCTGGATTTACTTGTGTTTATGTGGTATGTTGTGATGAAGGTCCAGCAGTCAGATCTCAAACAGACCGGTTCATAAGATTACATCATCAGAGGGCTACATGTGGCAGTGTAGCTTCTCTTATTAGCATGATTCATGAAACTCAATCTTCTCTGTGACCATTAAAAGAAACCATTACCAAATGGAAATCTGCCAGAAATACATTTCTGCTGGAGAAATACAAAATCCTTTCACTTAAATTTATGCTTTTGGTCTAAAAACAGtcacatttaataatttattcttcataaaacatcagaatCAGCTTTTAAAACCCCACCATCTGAAGTTCAGGCTCATTTTTGTCGATTTTTGTCAATTTTCTATGCATTCATTTTTACCTTTGTTTGGCACCTTATAAACTATCCTGACCCACAAACTCAGCTATAACTCAGgcttattttgtcaaaaaacaccaaaccCAGAATACAGGAAAAAATGACAGGTAGctgtaaaaatgtacaaatcCTCAGtgataaacacataaaatattaaaaacattaaaataaaatacaaataaactcaaatacaacagaagaatgtaagaaataaaacgGTAATACAGtctatttacatgtaaattgATTCTATTCCAACTAATCTCAGTATGGTTTatagacaaaaatgacatactGTTTGAAAGTCCCAATTCAGCACTTAGCTTATCTACtcatgatatataaataaagtaaaaataaattaaacatgctCAGTTCAGTCACTATGAATAGCTACTCCAGATTCAGTGTTTCAGTAATTGTAGAATGTAAACTCCCTCCTCAGGTCATGAGGACATGACCTTGGTGTCCTCACTATCAGCTTTAATACTGCTCACcctgataatcagactgaattacAATAGGCTACATCTTGTTTGCTTGAAAATCAGGGTGAAAACTGTCAGAGAGAAGTTTGTTATAGGTTTGTTGAAGCAGCTGCTGACTGATTAAGAGCTGAGCTGAGACAGACatctgtgtgcctctctctctctctctctctctctctgtctgtttgtctgtctgtctgtctctctttctgtctcacatgCACCCCCTCCGTTTCTTTGTCTGTCTATCCCTCTtcgtctcctctctctttccagcCAATTCAAAGACATTTGGCTTTAATCAGTGAGCAGATCTGGACAGACGGCAAACGCTTCTGTTacgtgtgtgtaaatgtgcacatgtgcttgtgtgtgtgatgtttgagTATGTGTTGGGGAGGGTCTTTACTCCACTAATGGTTTACTCAGAAACCTGAGGAGGGTgttttatgaaaatatgaaaatattctttCAGTCACTTAG
This genomic interval carries:
- the swt1 gene encoding transcriptional protein SWT1, with translation MSKKSKKRKRKKLSSSSSEDEKASKEQDATSHLKSVKRRHESCAAKQENSGSSTVKDDSQSTRQIKKPVYRLATPQASDKKPVNKAEECTKTKNVSLQFHGGNSSVKAKHYISGKDNTVSRSKTLERGTSKPLSTDTPCTVPQKTERISKGRLDEEYSRRSESKLKKLMSASLASAEQKEERQNTQKKHRTEESQRTGNDSNTIKDSSRQKRRELVKRISQRHRENEFTSKRSLCTETKTRSASTTNQSSTSAKHTTSESSSKVLKNVSSIPRTVTSVSHKTAQSTSSQQQIDSLTSPLPPNFKIPKKVQPRPADDTGNDSDAIYANKNLNYGTELSHSGDSIRNSKQETVLQHHSYLDATPSFSSEGQDKSSSMFRQLPTVFNTTTEPWYDQMQVVEELHLARTEKKLEVNVMQSYGELTCMDIDPPEEGAKDAYCKQSTQQNLILVLDTNILLSHLDYVKKIRSHGFGALGFPVVLIPWVVLQELDSLKRGKGLSGSVAHLAIPAISYIYNSLKSRELHLWGQSMQQAAEISDGLNAENNDDRVLQCCLQYQSLYPECALILCTNDKNLCSKALLSGVKALSKNDLEAEVGRSRYGLDPLQNTGTAMLPHANPQISSPVQSRSCTPAQPHSPKRTGLSVGHIIKYSQQLSEGEEEKTKRDLSKCVSELEDSLREVLSDVLEVEMKAAYEDLWLEIVYVKPPWNLQDVLHCFKKHWIAVFGQIVPRRKQQIVLNLIEFFNSGKTIDCGATLTALQEAKELVKAFEKSSSRVPSAISVMDNIFNKLQPQGETPACDVVMNDDDDDEDKQPTSAQVSHQEVWALFENIWSNVYQISLEVFKVLGFDPHTMQSAQPAGCPPPQQDALACLHRLSSMVSQLLQAFSSILSSAPSLEEVQTLLSIIHSNKIVNVDSRLTAVDLLDCFSQQDYREKLRVGGIQLMELKAALDRCVGATGQNLTLTT